A stretch of bacterium DNA encodes these proteins:
- a CDS encoding energy transducer TonB, with protein sequence MAVEKTPKADVKGKARRYMEISLIIALLLVTAAFAFFPDIQRENVAIQASDEIVKVEDIENTRQENRPPPPPRPPIPIEAPSADAIDDIDISSEIDLEATMEAPAAPPAQKQVEEEEVYFEVVEDPPTIIGGLDAVRKHLVYPDLAIRAGVEGTVVVLAYVNKDGKVTGTEVMRGIGGGCDEAAMEAVKKVTFNPGLQRGKPVNVKVSVPVRFRLN encoded by the coding sequence ATGGCAGTCGAAAAAACCCCAAAGGCGGACGTCAAAGGAAAAGCGCGGAGGTACATGGAGATCTCGCTTATCATCGCGCTCCTCCTGGTGACCGCCGCATTCGCTTTTTTCCCGGATATCCAGCGTGAGAACGTGGCGATCCAGGCCAGCGACGAGATCGTGAAAGTTGAAGACATCGAGAACACGAGGCAGGAAAACCGCCCGCCTCCCCCACCGCGTCCTCCCATCCCCATCGAGGCTCCCAGCGCTGATGCCATTGATGATATCGACATCAGTTCGGAAATCGATCTCGAAGCGACGATGGAAGCTCCCGCAGCCCCTCCCGCACAGAAGCAGGTAGAGGAAGAGGAAGTGTACTTTGAGGTCGTGGAAGATCCCCCGACGATTATTGGCGGACTCGATGCCGTACGCAAGCATCTCGTATACCCCGATCTCGCGATTCGTGCAGGCGTGGAAGGTACCGTCGTCGTTCTTGCCTACGTGAACAAGGATGGCAAGGTCACCGGTACCGAGGTCATGCGCGGCATCGGCGGTGGTTGTGACGAAGCTGCTATGGAAGCAGTCAAGAAAGTCACCTTCAATCCCGGCCTCCAGCGTGGCAAGCCGGTGAACGTCAAGGTCTCCGTGCCCGTACGCTTCCGTCTCAACTAG
- a CDS encoding T9SS type A sorting domain-containing protein: protein MSKQDFRIRENGEEVKDFTLWCPDPAIRCASSIVMVADVSGSMRGEPMMRMKEAMHWLIDAHDGLLDEAALVSAGETTEIVQGMTALKPFLYDAIDGLFASGSSAVFNGCWAGMMELINNGVNSCRAVILFSDGLDNASNHTMNELIATANRNRIRIFTIGTGRTIKNLDLEVLALLTGGRYYENPREAQMIAILKEISVIIFQGFQECVITYERDCADGTMRSVDFQLRDFCGGNDEKSKKYRAPLDSISYWRQHLRIPEIVSEPVPTVTLPLELTAVPKDSILYPFTLQLTASEPRRPLYDVTIPQGSPIENAQIRLSKTGDGLLFSLEEEVAVRDTGRLLDMHFSTAGIADSSHFPLRTEVHDHARCVGTIVEEGGYMIVPRLLPRIDGPDTVYGCHSSAVTLSANTGFSEYLWSNGDRGRTIEVHQSGEYWVQVKDVFGDPLRSSSVTVVIRPERNVWIEHDGPLEVCNPETVTLRVGGDTEGAQIYWNGNSWARAQFNVGATGMYWAEVVDAEGCRHLTDTVMATVNTPPLHLNVQNDTMICAGDLLELRVLEDYPRYGWSTGDSTQSILVLGEYYRPYEVTAWDSAGCRSVKKNIRVLLYPGETLELFPSNLVYVCDSASAQVAASGNFVSWEWSSGERTPFINITSPGQYILTATDTNGCSVIDTVFARPAEMLPPPRIGTPQGTVICTNGSLPLDGGAGYIAWRWSTGDTTRSILVSDSGSYYVDVTAHGGCVYRSQPVYIFRRSSPNDGIQVQGDTLLCPGETIKLIAPPGQQYYFWTTGETTSSILVRDGGHYAVTYVTPEGCEDTAPTIFLYEPEARFPVISRAGDQLRTQSGAVSYQWYWEDGSLAGETDSVLQVSRTGRYAVVIVDSCGRNLRSEDFIVSVLEVPTAIPSTPQLAVYPDPARNMQNLHISGCQGPMEVTLHDLLGRQRLSRHVPHNGTITLDISALPRGVYILRLAHGQGSMTRRVVLE from the coding sequence ATGTCGAAACAGGATTTCCGCATCCGGGAAAATGGTGAGGAGGTCAAGGACTTCACGCTCTGGTGTCCCGATCCAGCCATCCGCTGCGCTTCGTCCATCGTCATGGTGGCGGACGTCAGCGGGAGTATGCGAGGGGAGCCCATGATGCGCATGAAAGAGGCAATGCACTGGCTGATCGACGCGCATGATGGGTTGCTTGATGAAGCAGCACTGGTCTCAGCCGGAGAAACGACGGAGATCGTGCAGGGTATGACTGCGCTGAAACCGTTTCTCTACGATGCTATCGATGGATTGTTCGCGAGTGGATCATCGGCGGTGTTCAATGGGTGCTGGGCAGGGATGATGGAGCTTATCAATAACGGGGTGAATTCGTGCAGGGCGGTCATTCTGTTTTCTGACGGATTGGACAATGCATCTAATCACACCATGAACGAATTGATCGCCACTGCGAACAGGAATCGGATTCGCATCTTTACTATTGGTACCGGACGCACAATCAAGAACCTGGATCTCGAGGTCCTCGCACTGCTCACCGGGGGACGCTATTACGAGAATCCGAGGGAAGCGCAGATGATAGCCATCCTGAAGGAAATCAGCGTTATCATCTTCCAGGGTTTCCAGGAATGTGTCATCACGTACGAGAGGGACTGCGCTGATGGCACAATGCGTTCGGTCGATTTTCAATTGCGGGATTTCTGCGGAGGCAACGACGAAAAAAGCAAGAAATACCGTGCTCCGTTGGACAGTATCTCCTACTGGCGCCAGCATTTGCGCATACCTGAAATCGTTTCCGAACCTGTACCAACGGTCACACTCCCGCTTGAACTCACCGCAGTTCCGAAAGACTCCATCCTTTATCCGTTCACCCTTCAACTGACTGCTTCCGAACCCCGGCGGCCACTGTATGATGTGACGATACCCCAGGGCAGTCCGATCGAGAACGCTCAGATACGACTGTCCAAAACGGGTGACGGACTGCTTTTCTCCCTCGAAGAAGAAGTTGCGGTGCGGGATACGGGAAGACTCCTCGATATGCATTTCAGCACTGCGGGCATAGCCGATAGCAGCCACTTCCCGCTGCGTACGGAAGTGCATGATCACGCACGCTGCGTCGGCACAATAGTGGAAGAGGGCGGATATATGATCGTGCCCAGGCTTCTCCCCCGTATTGATGGCCCGGATACCGTGTACGGTTGTCACTCCTCCGCGGTCACGCTCTCGGCAAATACGGGTTTTTCCGAGTACCTGTGGTCGAACGGAGACAGGGGAAGGACGATCGAGGTGCATCAGAGCGGGGAGTACTGGGTGCAGGTCAAGGATGTCTTCGGCGATCCACTCCGGTCGTCAAGCGTAACCGTGGTCATTCGGCCGGAACGCAATGTGTGGATCGAACATGATGGACCCCTTGAGGTCTGCAATCCCGAAACCGTTACGCTCCGCGTGGGTGGGGATACCGAAGGGGCGCAGATTTACTGGAACGGCAATTCCTGGGCGCGTGCTCAATTCAATGTCGGTGCTACAGGAATGTACTGGGCCGAGGTCGTCGATGCCGAGGGATGCAGGCACTTGACGGATACCGTTATGGCGACGGTCAACACCCCGCCGCTGCATCTGAATGTGCAGAACGATACAATGATATGTGCAGGGGACCTGCTGGAACTGCGTGTGCTCGAAGATTATCCACGCTATGGATGGTCCACCGGCGACAGTACGCAATCGATCCTCGTCCTGGGGGAATACTATCGTCCCTACGAAGTCACCGCGTGGGACAGTGCCGGCTGCCGGAGCGTGAAGAAAAATATACGAGTGCTGCTTTATCCCGGGGAAACGCTCGAACTGTTTCCCTCGAATCTGGTCTATGTATGTGACAGCGCGTCGGCCCAAGTCGCGGCCTCGGGGAATTTCGTTTCCTGGGAATGGTCCAGCGGAGAAAGAACCCCATTCATCAATATCACTTCTCCGGGACAGTACATTCTGACAGCGACGGACACGAATGGTTGCTCGGTTATCGATACCGTGTTTGCGCGTCCCGCGGAGATGCTCCCGCCGCCGCGGATTGGAACGCCACAGGGCACAGTCATCTGTACGAACGGCTCATTGCCTCTTGACGGCGGTGCGGGCTATATCGCCTGGCGCTGGTCTACCGGCGACACCACACGCAGTATTCTCGTCAGCGATTCCGGTTCCTACTATGTGGATGTCACTGCCCACGGCGGATGCGTTTATCGCTCGCAACCGGTGTACATCTTCCGGCGCAGTTCTCCGAACGACGGAATACAGGTTCAGGGTGATACGCTACTCTGTCCGGGAGAAACCATAAAGCTCATCGCGCCGCCCGGACAGCAGTACTATTTCTGGACGACCGGAGAAACGACGTCCTCAATACTTGTGCGTGACGGTGGGCACTACGCAGTGACCTACGTTACACCCGAGGGCTGTGAGGATACTGCTCCCACGATATTTCTGTATGAGCCCGAGGCCCGTTTCCCGGTGATTTCTCGCGCGGGAGACCAACTGCGTACTCAATCCGGCGCAGTCAGCTACCAGTGGTACTGGGAGGATGGTTCACTCGCTGGTGAAACGGATTCTGTGCTTCAGGTCTCCCGAACCGGTCGTTATGCCGTCGTGATCGTGGACAGCTGCGGACGCAACCTGCGCAGCGAAGACTTCATCGTGAGCGTGTTGGAGGTCCCGACAGCCATCCCGTCTACCCCGCAGCTCGCGGTCTACCCCGATCCCGCGAGAAATATGCAGAATCTGCATATTTCCGGTTGCCAGGGACCGATGGAAGTCACGCTGCATGATTTACTCGGACGGCAGCGGCTTTCACGGCACGTCCCACACAACGGTACGATCACCCTCGACATCAGCGCTCTCCCTCGCGGCGTGTACATCCTGCGCCTCGCGCACGGGCAGGGGAGCATGACAAGGCGGGTTGTTTTGGAATAG
- a CDS encoding T9SS type A sorting domain-containing protein, giving the protein MKHLTTVIILCILLASSAQAQPNLNFKRITVNWPTIEVYFAVSCDGVPAHDMVKQNFAILENGKEIENFTYWCPDPSIRCAVSVALVADVSGSMRGEALDDAKLLMKSFVDLLDGQIDEATLISAGNDIRVEQIMTPLKLLLLPAVQQLESGGQSNTFDGVIRGIEELINSGVNQCRAILVFTDGLDNASEHGIDEIISLANRNRLRVFTISTGYTIQDVDLERLALFTGGRYYRRPNAGQMAAIYQEISSIIFQGFYECVLTYERGCADGSMRTVSVQLKDFCNGADEKSQTYRAPLDSTTFREQHFRLGTVVSEPTDIVSVPFLLDESLGSRTLFPFDITITNGRPARDILDVTIPPDSPLNGLSMSLDEYTDSIRIQLFDTLSVQSNDTLFALRYGTLGVFDSTFFPLSANVQTNYPCILTDVLDGGYYIVPKLFPIIEPEGPVSACPGDVVILRANEGFSEYRWSNGAKTESVSIDEGGVYFVDVVSFLGDTLRSKSVLVDMPRKRVVRIDTGSGLQICNGEQLELTVAGDTAGCRYFWNGSSTPSETMVASTEGEYWAVAVDFSGCTHPTDTVRVSVAAPSVTLNVGDVAWLCEEDTLRLTVTEQYPRYAWSTGDSTRSITITPDDWQLVTVTAWDSAGCMSFPRTVECRLFGSQLPAIFTPDGRALCNGIGIRLEAAVGITDVAWSTGERTRSIVVSAAGDYSLAAIDSNGCEVRDSVRIFDASTLPLPEIYAPTGLTLCDSWPIRLYTEDSYYGWKWSTGDTTRAVAISDTGWYYVDVMLASGCMLRSNPVHVDREFNPPPIIEIDGGTAMCPGDTIRLTAPAGQVLYFWNTKDTTRNILVTQPGIYAVTYLSPGGCENSTDAVRIRYHGEERPRLARSGDSLFTTSDAMSIQWVWDGVRIPGETDSVHHVTRTGRYWVEVVDSCGRTQRSDTLLVSTLDMRSPIANTPQLSVYPDPARNMQNLHISGCQGSMTVTLHDLLGRQRLSRHVPHNGTLTLDVSALPRGVYILRLTHAQGSLQRRVVLE; this is encoded by the coding sequence ATGAAACACCTCACGACAGTTATCATTCTCTGCATTCTGCTCGCTAGCAGCGCGCAGGCGCAGCCGAATCTGAACTTCAAGCGGATCACCGTGAACTGGCCGACGATAGAAGTGTACTTCGCGGTCAGCTGTGACGGTGTGCCAGCGCATGATATGGTCAAACAGAACTTCGCCATCCTTGAGAATGGAAAAGAAATCGAAAATTTCACGTATTGGTGTCCGGATCCTTCCATTCGTTGCGCTGTTTCTGTGGCGCTGGTCGCAGATGTGAGCGGGAGTATGCGAGGGGAAGCGCTCGATGATGCGAAGCTGTTGATGAAATCGTTTGTTGATTTATTGGATGGACAGATCGATGAGGCGACACTCATTTCTGCCGGGAACGATATAAGAGTCGAACAGATTATGACGCCACTAAAACTACTGCTTCTCCCGGCCGTACAGCAGCTGGAGAGCGGTGGGCAATCGAACACCTTTGATGGGGTTATTCGTGGGATTGAGGAACTGATAAATTCCGGCGTTAATCAGTGCCGAGCGATTCTCGTGTTCACTGATGGACTGGACAATGCTTCAGAACATGGCATCGATGAAATTATCAGTCTGGCAAACCGTAACCGGTTGCGTGTGTTTACCATCAGTACCGGGTATACAATCCAGGATGTGGATCTTGAGAGACTGGCCCTGTTTACCGGTGGCAGGTACTACCGGAGACCGAACGCAGGGCAGATGGCCGCCATCTACCAGGAAATCAGCAGTATTATTTTTCAGGGATTTTATGAATGCGTCCTGACCTATGAGCGCGGCTGTGCAGATGGCAGCATGCGCACGGTGTCGGTGCAGTTGAAGGATTTCTGCAATGGTGCGGACGAGAAAAGTCAGACATACAGAGCGCCGCTCGATTCAACAACGTTCAGAGAACAGCATTTCCGTCTTGGAACAGTTGTCTCGGAGCCGACCGATATCGTCAGTGTTCCCTTCCTGCTGGATGAATCTCTCGGGAGCCGAACGTTGTTCCCATTTGATATTACAATTACAAACGGTCGCCCTGCTCGAGATATTCTCGACGTTACCATCCCGCCAGACAGTCCACTCAATGGTCTGTCGATGAGTCTGGACGAATATACCGACAGCATACGAATACAGCTATTCGACACGTTGAGTGTACAGTCCAATGATACTCTGTTTGCATTACGGTACGGTACACTGGGTGTATTTGACAGCACTTTCTTCCCACTGAGCGCGAATGTGCAAACCAACTATCCCTGCATCCTTACTGATGTACTCGACGGTGGGTATTACATCGTACCCAAACTGTTTCCGATTATCGAGCCGGAGGGCCCCGTGTCGGCCTGTCCTGGTGATGTGGTCATCCTGCGTGCGAATGAAGGTTTCTCTGAATACCGCTGGTCCAACGGGGCAAAGACGGAAAGCGTATCCATTGATGAGGGTGGAGTTTATTTCGTTGATGTCGTGAGCTTTCTCGGTGATACTCTGCGATCGAAAAGTGTCCTTGTGGATATGCCGCGCAAGCGCGTTGTTCGTATCGATACCGGCAGTGGATTGCAGATATGCAATGGTGAACAGCTTGAGCTGACAGTTGCAGGTGATACCGCTGGCTGCAGATATTTCTGGAACGGATCTTCAACGCCCTCGGAAACAATGGTCGCAAGTACGGAGGGAGAGTATTGGGCGGTGGCAGTGGATTTTTCGGGCTGCACACATCCTACGGATACAGTTCGGGTGAGCGTTGCCGCTCCCTCGGTCACGCTTAACGTCGGTGATGTAGCCTGGCTCTGTGAAGAGGATACACTTCGCCTTACCGTGACAGAGCAATATCCGCGTTACGCGTGGTCAACGGGAGATAGTACGCGGAGCATAACGATAACACCGGATGACTGGCAGTTGGTAACGGTGACGGCCTGGGACAGCGCAGGCTGCATGAGCTTTCCGCGGACGGTTGAATGCAGGTTGTTCGGATCCCAGTTGCCTGCAATTTTCACGCCGGATGGACGCGCACTCTGCAATGGGATTGGAATCCGACTCGAAGCAGCGGTCGGTATCACTGATGTTGCGTGGTCAACCGGTGAACGCACGAGGTCGATTGTGGTGTCAGCTGCTGGGGACTATTCTCTCGCGGCGATCGATTCCAATGGTTGTGAGGTTCGCGACAGCGTGCGAATCTTTGATGCGTCGACACTTCCGTTGCCGGAGATTTATGCACCCACGGGACTTACACTTTGTGACAGCTGGCCTATCCGTCTCTACACTGAGGATAGCTATTACGGCTGGAAATGGTCTACCGGTGACACGACACGTGCTGTGGCTATTTCCGATACCGGGTGGTATTACGTTGATGTGATGCTTGCAAGCGGATGCATGCTCCGGTCGAATCCTGTCCATGTCGATAGAGAGTTCAATCCTCCGCCGATAATTGAAATTGACGGTGGGACAGCCATGTGCCCGGGTGACACCATTCGTCTCACCGCTCCTGCCGGCCAGGTTCTGTATTTCTGGAACACAAAGGATACCACCAGAAATATTCTCGTGACACAGCCAGGGATCTACGCGGTGACTTATCTGAGTCCGGGAGGTTGTGAAAATTCAACGGACGCGGTGCGTATTCGTTACCACGGAGAAGAACGTCCTCGGCTTGCTCGCAGCGGCGACTCCCTGTTCACAACATCTGATGCTATGTCAATTCAGTGGGTATGGGATGGAGTGCGAATTCCAGGGGAAACTGACTCGGTGCACCATGTTACACGCACAGGCAGGTACTGGGTGGAAGTCGTCGACAGTTGTGGACGCACGCAGCGCAGCGACACGCTGCTGGTCAGCACGCTCGACATGCGTTCACCAATTGCGAACACCCCGCAGCTTAGTGTCTACCCCGATCCCGCGCGAAATATGCAGAATCTGCATATTTCCGGCTGCCAGGGATCGATGACGGTCACGCTGCATGATTTACTCGGACGGCAGCGGCTTTCGCGGCATGTTCCGCACAACGGCACGCTCACCCTTGACGTCAGCGCTCTCCCTCGCGGCGTGTATATCCTGCGTCTCACGCATGCGCAGGGGAGCCTACAGCGGCGAGTGGTTTTGGAGTAG
- a CDS encoding DNA-3-methyladenine glycosylase — protein sequence MNFLPPEFYRRPVLTVARELLGKIFVRKLDGQLLSGRIVEVEAYHQDGDESAHSYGGEKGRNRVMFRDGGLLYVYFTYGMHFCMNVVVEGEGTGAAVLLRAIEPMDGIEVMRENRGGDKKDVDLSNGPAKLCQALGIAREENGLPLDGGVVGILDVEAVSSSKIAVSTRIGISRSKELPWRFFLENNPFVSRGRPSGTRD from the coding sequence ATGAACTTCCTCCCCCCTGAATTCTATCGTCGTCCGGTGCTTACGGTTGCGCGAGAGCTGCTGGGAAAAATCTTCGTACGAAAATTGGACGGGCAGCTGCTGAGTGGACGCATCGTGGAGGTGGAGGCATACCATCAGGATGGGGATGAATCTGCGCACAGCTATGGGGGAGAGAAGGGACGCAACCGGGTGATGTTCAGGGATGGGGGATTGCTGTATGTTTACTTTACGTATGGCATGCATTTCTGCATGAATGTGGTCGTCGAAGGGGAGGGGACGGGAGCGGCCGTGCTGCTGCGCGCGATCGAACCGATGGACGGGATTGAGGTGATGAGAGAAAACAGGGGTGGGGATAAAAAGGATGTCGACTTGAGCAATGGACCGGCCAAACTCTGCCAGGCGCTCGGCATCGCCAGGGAAGAGAATGGGTTGCCGCTCGATGGAGGGGTCGTCGGAATTCTCGATGTGGAAGCGGTATCATCCTCGAAAATTGCCGTTTCCACCCGTATCGGCATTTCCCGCAGCAAAGAACTGCCCTGGCGCTTCTTCCTGGAGAATAATCCTTTCGTCTCACGCGGACGTCCGTCCGGCACCAGGGACTGA
- the nuoE gene encoding NADH-quinone oxidoreductase subunit NuoE produces the protein MVEQHTEEFKQFNVDLWKYDGHEGALIPLLQSAQDTYGYVPEKAIHYISHVTGIPAAEIYGVVTFYAQFRTKPLGKNIIRVCNGTACHVNGVKMLYNTIQEELGVNYDETTDDGEFSLLSVACIGCCSLAPVITINGEVFGRLTAAKLRKILRDAQRRAKASEQ, from the coding sequence ATGGTAGAACAACACACTGAAGAATTCAAACAATTCAATGTCGACCTCTGGAAGTACGACGGACATGAGGGTGCGCTCATTCCGCTGCTGCAGTCGGCACAGGACACCTACGGGTACGTCCCGGAAAAGGCTATTCATTATATAAGCCATGTCACCGGCATCCCTGCCGCTGAGATTTACGGGGTGGTAACGTTTTATGCGCAGTTCCGCACCAAACCGCTGGGCAAGAATATCATTCGCGTCTGCAATGGCACAGCCTGCCATGTCAACGGCGTGAAGATGCTCTATAACACGATCCAGGAAGAGCTGGGCGTCAACTATGACGAGACGACCGACGACGGCGAATTCTCGCTGCTGTCAGTGGCCTGCATCGGTTGCTGCTCACTCGCTCCGGTGATCACAATTAATGGTGAGGTGTTCGGTCGCCTCACAGCAGCGAAGCTGCGTAAAATCCTTCGCGATGCCCAGCGTCGCGCCAAAGCAAGCGAACAGTAA
- the nuoF gene encoding NADH-quinone oxidoreductase subunit NuoF — MKTVLVGLGTCGISAGGEKVYRALQEELKEHPGAFELKETGCIGMCYREPLVEIQDGNGGSHLYAEVSPDRVGRIVEEDIVGDTVIDDWLATGEDREKGFFENQVRIVLRNSGIIDPGSIEEYIERDGYKAVTKALKEMTPETVIDEVLASGLRGRGGGGFPTGKKWQFTRGAEGTKKYIICNADEGDPGAFMDRSILESDPHSVLEGMMIAGYAIGADEAYIYCRAEYPKAIARLRLAISQAMKRGLLGENILDTGFNFKIKIKEGAGAFVCGEETALIASIEGRRGMPRFRPPFPAVSGLWGKPTNINNVETFANVPWIIANGGSAFAGYGTENSKGTKVFAMAGKVRRTGLIEVPMGLTIKSIIFDVCGGIHDDKEFKAVQMGGPSGGCIPASMCDIAVDYQEVNKTGAIMGSGGLIVMDETTCMVDVAKFFLTFTQAESCGKCTFCRIGTKRMLEILERITEGEGTMEDLDNLEELSEQIRSASLCGLGQTAPNPVITTLKYFREEYEAHIKDKKCPAHECASLLTYDINENCNGCTACLRACPTAAITGERKEMHYLNQDLCIKCGKCFTVCRFDAVTKD; from the coding sequence ATGAAAACAGTATTAGTAGGACTCGGAACCTGTGGTATTTCCGCAGGCGGAGAAAAAGTTTACCGGGCGCTGCAGGAAGAACTCAAAGAGCATCCCGGCGCATTTGAACTCAAGGAAACCGGCTGTATAGGCATGTGCTACCGTGAGCCACTGGTAGAAATCCAGGACGGCAATGGCGGCAGCCACCTCTACGCCGAAGTATCACCCGATCGCGTGGGCCGCATTGTTGAAGAGGATATCGTCGGCGATACCGTCATCGACGACTGGCTCGCCACGGGCGAGGACAGGGAAAAGGGCTTCTTCGAAAATCAGGTACGCATCGTGCTGCGCAACTCGGGTATCATCGATCCGGGCAGTATCGAAGAGTATATCGAGCGCGACGGCTACAAGGCCGTAACCAAGGCGCTGAAGGAAATGACACCGGAAACGGTGATCGACGAAGTGCTGGCCTCCGGACTCCGCGGACGCGGAGGCGGCGGTTTCCCGACGGGCAAGAAATGGCAGTTTACCCGCGGTGCCGAAGGCACGAAAAAATACATTATCTGTAATGCTGACGAGGGCGATCCGGGCGCGTTCATGGATCGTTCGATTCTTGAAAGCGATCCGCACTCCGTGCTCGAAGGTATGATGATCGCAGGATACGCGATCGGCGCCGACGAAGCGTATATCTACTGTCGCGCGGAATATCCGAAAGCAATCGCACGCCTGCGTCTGGCGATTTCCCAGGCCATGAAGCGCGGACTGCTCGGAGAGAACATCCTCGACACCGGCTTCAATTTCAAGATCAAGATCAAGGAAGGTGCCGGTGCGTTCGTCTGTGGTGAGGAAACCGCACTGATCGCGTCCATCGAAGGACGCCGCGGCATGCCGCGCTTCCGTCCTCCTTTCCCGGCTGTCTCCGGTCTCTGGGGAAAACCAACGAACATCAACAATGTTGAAACCTTCGCCAATGTACCCTGGATCATCGCCAACGGCGGCAGCGCCTTTGCCGGGTATGGAACCGAGAACAGCAAGGGCACCAAGGTGTTCGCCATGGCAGGAAAGGTGCGGCGTACGGGACTGATCGAAGTGCCGATGGGACTGACCATCAAGTCGATCATTTTTGACGTCTGCGGCGGTATCCATGACGACAAGGAGTTCAAGGCCGTGCAGATGGGTGGTCCATCCGGCGGCTGTATCCCGGCTTCGATGTGCGATATCGCAGTCGATTACCAGGAAGTAAACAAAACCGGCGCCATCATGGGGTCGGGCGGTCTCATCGTGATGGACGAAACGACCTGCATGGTCGACGTCGCGAAATTCTTCCTCACTTTCACGCAGGCGGAATCCTGCGGCAAGTGTACGTTCTGCCGCATCGGAACCAAGCGCATGCTCGAAATTCTTGAGCGCATCACCGAGGGCGAAGGAACGATGGAAGACCTCGATAACCTCGAGGAACTGAGCGAACAGATCCGTTCGGCGTCGCTGTGCGGACTCGGACAGACGGCTCCCAACCCCGTCATCACGACGCTCAAATACTTCCGCGAAGAGTACGAAGCGCATATTAAAGACAAGAAGTGCCCCGCACACGAATGCGCCTCGCTGCTCACGTATGATATCAATGAAAACTGTAACGGCTGCACGGCCTGTCTACGGGCCTGTCCCACGGCCGCGATAACAGGCGAGCGCAAAGAGATGCATTACCTGAACCAGGATCTGTGCATCAAGTGCGGAAAATGTTTCACAGTGTGTCGCTTTGACGCGGTAACGAAGGATTGA